One genomic window of Cannabis sativa cultivar Pink pepper isolate KNU-18-1 chromosome 2, ASM2916894v1, whole genome shotgun sequence includes the following:
- the LOC115720882 gene encoding putative F-box protein At3g23970 produces MYNPKWDGIIPMKKGLFMLGLKNKKKKKNKRLAKAVMKKAKSNLSESESIMSVMNNEDLLLEILIRLPDFKNVIKLSSVCFKWHSLSHQPHFLQNFILHHSLKQEEEEEEEVVLDSSYVLLMRGNYVTTGPEASSCFHKRTIQNIFSNTSKILFPSLSTNSFLEFFDRPKAHILSSFQDLLLLEERLFLFCVINPITKQVVELPLCPKTLYNDYTCFVEGITYRCGFVANNQGNFKVVLITSDNAPNREFRGSIFCSETKEWSCCFKLLFPFRLYDWHPTPIGCSNGVIYWPFGGSCFQGIAAFDTSTTQCCSVVMPPEFDTTLWRNAAFGVRLGVVQGHLRLLQLFLDEEAAGGLHVLRAWDLVQSYSSPSPWIMVKDVRLKWGAYENMALFPIAFHPQDEDVIFLKRVLINDKDYNALAATDNFENDNNNVDICLYRFGRRCYEHVCYCPFAENTRSPRVLPLLVHGWPTRMPPLDTKHPPPGFRLSNSYIHSIRSIYQ; encoded by the coding sequence ATGTATAACCCTAAGTGGGATGGAATAATTCCTATGAAGAAAGGATTGTTCATGTTAGGAttgaagaacaagaagaagaagaagaataagagaTTAGCAAAAGCAGTCATGAAGAAAGCAAAAAGTAATTTATCCGAATCAGAATCGATCATGAGTGTGATGAACAACGAAGATCTTTTGCTCGAAATACTGATCCGACTTCCTGATTTCAAGAATGTTATCAAGCTTAGTAGTGTGTGCTTTAAATGGCACTCTCTGTCTCATCAACCACACTTTCTCCAAAACTTCATTCTTCATCACAGCCTtaaacaagaagaagaagaagaagaagaagttgttTTGGATTCTTCCTATGTTCTTTTGATGAGAGGTAATTACGTTACCACTGGTCCCGAAGCAAGCTCTTGCTTCCACAAACGTACAATCCAAAACATCTTCTCCAATACATCAAAGATTCTCTTCCCATCTCTGTCCACAAATAGTTTTCTAGAATTCTTTGATCGGCCCAAAGCTCACATATTAtcttcttttcaagatttgcTACTCCTTGAAGAAAGGCTTTTTCTATTCTGTGTCATAAACCCAATAACCAAGCAAGTGGTTGAACTTCCTCTCTGTCCCAAAACACTGTACAATGACTACACATGTTTTGTTGAAGGCATTACATATAGATGTGGCTTTGTAGCTAATAACCAGGGCAACTTCAAGGTTGTGTTAATCACTTCAGATAATGCTCCTAATCGCGAGTTTCGCGGATCTATCTTCTGTTCTGAGACCAAAGAATGGAGTTGTTGTTTCAAATTACTATTTCCATTCAGATTATATGATTGGCATCCAACACCTATTGGATGCAGCAATGGAGTCATATACTGGCCATTTGGGGGTTCATGTTTTCAAGGAATAGCAGCATTCGACACCAGTACTACTCAATGTTGTTCGGTTGTCATGCCACCAGAGTTCGACACAACTTTATGGCGCAATGCTGCGTTTGGTGTTCGTCTTGGAGTAGTTCAAGGTCATTTGCGTCTGTTGCAGCTGTTTTTAGATGAAGAGGCCGCGGGGGGTCTCCATGTTCTCAGAGCATGGGATTTAGTTCAATCTTATTCATCGCCATCACCATGGATTATGGTTAAAGATGTTAGATTGAAATGGGGAGCATATGAAAATATGGCATTGTTTCCCATTGCATTCCATCCCCAAGATGAAGATGTTATTTTCTTGAAAAGAGTACTAATCAATGATAAGGATTATAATGCTCTTGCTGCTACTGACAACTTTGAGAATGATAATAACAATGTTGATATCTGTCTGTACAGATTTGGGAGAAGATGTTATGAACATGTCTGTTACTGTCCATTCGCCGAAAACACTCGAAGTCCTCGCGTTTTGCCGCTGCTTGTTCATGGTTGGCCTACAAGAATGCCTCCTCTGGATACCAAGCATCCTCCACCAGGTTTTAGATTATCAAATTCATACATTCATAGTATCAGATCGATATATCAATAG